In the Campylobacter showae genome, one interval contains:
- a CDS encoding rhomboid family intramembrane serine protease, which produces MKATISLIALNCLVYFAVYCGICGSNVTLGLNMFFTDGFYVWQPATSMFMHANLAHLLMNMAVLYQFGSLLERYYGSEKFAVVYCVGGVLTSLLSFIYIYVMFKTNGTFINLVGASGAISLLLGVLAFLDANSRKGLIIAILLMSFAPVAMGVNVAWYAHIIGFALGYFGVKFKVIK; this is translated from the coding sequence TTGAAAGCTACGATATCGCTCATCGCATTAAATTGTCTAGTATATTTTGCCGTTTACTGCGGCATTTGCGGTAGTAATGTGACGCTTGGGCTAAATATGTTTTTCACGGACGGATTTTACGTCTGGCAGCCGGCGACCTCGATGTTTATGCATGCAAATTTAGCCCATCTGCTGATGAATATGGCTGTTTTGTATCAGTTCGGATCGCTTCTAGAGCGGTACTACGGCAGCGAAAAATTCGCCGTCGTTTACTGCGTCGGAGGCGTTTTGACCTCGCTGCTTAGTTTTATTTATATTTATGTTATGTTTAAAACTAACGGAACTTTTATAAATTTAGTCGGAGCTAGCGGCGCGATCAGCCTACTACTAGGCGTTTTGGCGTTTTTAGACGCAAACAGCCGAAAAGGGCTAATAATCGCTATCTTGCTAATGAGTTTTGCACCCGTAGCCATGGGCGTAAACGTCGCCTGGTACGCGCATATCATCGGCTTTGCGCTAGGGTATTTCGGGGTAAAATTTAAGGTGATAAAATGA
- the murA gene encoding UDP-N-acetylglucosamine 1-carboxyvinyltransferase, protein MHYLEIEGNAKLGGEVAISGAKNAALPLIAAALIIKNDVTLKNMPNVADIKTLATLLVNLGAKCEFTDDHTLKINSNYVSSTKANYDIVRKMRASILVLGPLLARFGHCEVSLPGGCAIGQRPIDLHLSALEKMGANIEIKQGYVVATAPDGLKGAQIVFDKITVTGSENIIMAAALAHGTTHLINVAKEPEVVQLCEVLAAGGVKIEGIGTDELVIEGTDRRLLDVGEITVIPDRIEAGTYLCAGAITNSQVTITNANAAHLRAVLTKFNQMGFETVVDGDKITIMPAKNVNPVEIVTTEFPGFPTDMQAQFMALSLVANGVSTIDERLFENRFMHVSELTRMGADIRLNGHIATIYGGGEINAADVMATDLRASSALVLAALAANGTSRVHRIYHLDRGYEGLERKLAALGAKIRRLEE, encoded by the coding sequence ATGCATTATTTAGAAATCGAAGGAAACGCGAAACTAGGCGGCGAGGTCGCCATAAGCGGTGCGAAAAACGCCGCCCTGCCCCTCATAGCCGCGGCTCTAATCATAAAAAACGACGTGACGCTAAAAAATATGCCAAACGTCGCGGATATAAAAACATTAGCGACGCTGCTGGTAAATTTGGGCGCAAAATGCGAATTTACGGACGATCACACTCTAAAAATTAACTCAAATTACGTTAGCTCTACGAAGGCCAATTACGACATCGTGCGTAAAATGCGCGCTTCCATACTGGTTCTTGGCCCGCTACTAGCTAGGTTTGGCCACTGCGAGGTGAGTCTGCCCGGCGGCTGCGCAATCGGACAAAGACCGATCGATCTACATCTAAGCGCGCTCGAAAAGATGGGCGCAAACATCGAGATAAAGCAAGGCTATGTCGTAGCCACGGCGCCTGATGGGCTAAAGGGCGCGCAGATCGTGTTTGACAAGATCACGGTAACGGGCAGCGAAAACATCATCATGGCCGCCGCGCTCGCTCACGGCACGACTCATCTGATCAATGTCGCCAAGGAGCCTGAGGTGGTGCAGCTTTGCGAGGTTTTGGCCGCAGGCGGCGTAAAGATCGAGGGTATAGGCACGGACGAGCTCGTGATCGAGGGCACAGATAGACGCCTGCTGGACGTCGGCGAGATAACGGTCATCCCCGATAGGATCGAGGCGGGCACGTATCTTTGTGCCGGAGCGATCACAAACTCGCAAGTAACCATAACAAACGCCAATGCCGCGCATCTTAGGGCCGTGCTTACTAAATTTAACCAAATGGGCTTTGAAACCGTCGTGGACGGCGATAAAATCACGATAATGCCGGCCAAAAACGTAAATCCCGTCGAGATCGTGACGACGGAGTTCCCGGGATTTCCGACCGATATGCAGGCGCAGTTTATGGCGCTCTCGCTCGTGGCAAACGGCGTTAGTACGATAGATGAGAGGCTTTTTGAGAACCGCTTTATGCACGTTAGCGAGCTCACGCGTATGGGTGCCGATATCCGTCTAAACGGCCACATCGCGACGATCTACGGCGGAGGCGAGATAAATGCCGCAGACGTGATGGCTACCGATCTGCGCGCAAGCTCGGCTCTAGTGCTAGCCGCTCTCGCCGCAAACGGAACTAGCCGCGTGCACAGAATTTATCATCTAGATAGAGGCTATGAGGGGCTAGAGCGCAAGCTGGCGGCTCTGGGCGCAAAAATACGCAGGCTGGAGGAGTAA
- the flgA gene encoding flagellar basal body P-ring formation chaperone FlgA has translation MYCVSNGKITLADLGFTDKNDEILNLGENKAAKINSQDLAEILKKRGVELEDKSGGETVFVKNCDALALVQRAFLQEVTSEFKGLQFVKFPLIEPQNELPKNFHEYKFDKIYVNKINPKGSFRAGFVTPNGSQPSIFFRYEISAKMPVLRATKPLVTRQMLGIGDFAKDWVELGEFSLDMMSDAPNARLAAKQNIKSGEVLRLRQFTPLPLIKKGERVNAVLSDGALSIIVEVTALENGNLGETIKVKNNDKKVFSAQIVSKKQVMIR, from the coding sequence ATGTACTGCGTTTCAAACGGCAAAATAACGCTTGCGGACTTGGGCTTTACGGACAAAAACGACGAGATTTTAAATTTAGGCGAAAACAAAGCCGCAAAAATAAATTCACAAGATTTAGCGGAAATTTTAAAAAAGCGCGGCGTAGAGCTTGAGGACAAAAGCGGCGGAGAGACGGTATTTGTAAAAAACTGCGACGCGTTAGCACTCGTGCAGCGCGCGTTTTTGCAAGAGGTTACGAGCGAGTTTAAGGGACTGCAATTTGTCAAATTTCCGCTTATCGAGCCTCAAAACGAACTTCCTAAAAACTTCCACGAATACAAATTCGATAAAATTTACGTAAATAAAATTAATCCAAAAGGTAGCTTTAGAGCCGGTTTTGTCACGCCAAACGGCTCGCAGCCAAGCATATTTTTTAGATACGAAATCAGTGCAAAAATGCCGGTTTTGAGGGCCACCAAGCCGCTTGTAACGCGCCAAATGCTAGGTATCGGCGACTTTGCAAAGGACTGGGTTGAGCTTGGCGAGTTTAGCCTCGACATGATGAGTGACGCGCCAAACGCTAGGCTGGCGGCCAAGCAAAACATAAAAAGCGGCGAAGTGTTGCGGCTACGGCAGTTTACCCCGCTACCGCTCATAAAAAAAGGCGAGCGCGTCAATGCCGTGCTTAGCGACGGGGCACTCAGTATCATCGTCGAGGTCACGGCGCTAGAAAACGGTAATCTAGGCGAGACCATCAAGGTTAAAAATAACGACAAAAAGGTCTTTAGCGCGCAAATCGTTTCAAAAAAACAGGTGATGATAAGATGA
- the hisS gene encoding histidine--tRNA ligase, protein MISALRGMKDVLPPQSGLYERIIKICEEVAKNYGYEFVLAPHLEQTALFRRSVGESSDIVGKEMYQFEDKGGNDVCLRPEGTAGVVRAFIEAKFDRAGGVRRYFYHGSMFRYERPQKGRLREFHQFGCECFGEPSVYEDASVILMINEIFSRLGIKTKLLINSLGDAASMGAYRQKLVKFLDEHEEQICEDCKRRKLTNPIRVLDCKVESCQKIYENAPLIIGSLNDECAGEFKKLQEILSGNGVEFEIDPKLVRGLDYYCKTAFEFVSSEIGAKSAVAGGGRYDRLVEYLGGKASYGVGFAMGIERIMEILGGRENQSARGGVYIGAMDADGVDAVYKIAINLRKSLPVLVSYEPKKLQKHLNAADNANARICLCVGEDELKSGKIWLKDLSEKAEKTIDFVDLETELKRILNV, encoded by the coding sequence ATGATTAGCGCATTAAGGGGGATGAAGGACGTTTTGCCGCCCCAGTCGGGACTTTACGAGAGGATAATCAAAATCTGCGAAGAGGTCGCGAAAAACTACGGATACGAGTTCGTGCTAGCTCCGCACCTGGAGCAAACGGCGCTTTTTCGCCGCAGCGTCGGGGAGAGCAGCGACATCGTGGGCAAGGAGATGTATCAGTTTGAGGACAAGGGCGGCAACGACGTTTGCCTGCGTCCGGAGGGGACGGCGGGAGTCGTGCGCGCATTTATCGAGGCTAAATTTGACCGTGCGGGAGGCGTGAGACGGTACTTTTACCACGGCTCGATGTTTCGCTACGAGCGCCCGCAAAAAGGACGTTTACGCGAGTTTCATCAGTTTGGCTGCGAGTGCTTCGGTGAACCTAGCGTTTATGAGGATGCGAGCGTTATTTTGATGATAAACGAGATTTTCTCGCGCCTGGGTATCAAAACCAAGCTACTTATAAATTCGCTCGGAGACGCCGCTAGTATGGGCGCATACAGGCAAAAGCTGGTTAAATTTTTAGACGAGCACGAGGAGCAAATTTGCGAGGACTGCAAGCGCAGAAAGCTAACAAATCCTATCCGCGTGCTAGACTGCAAGGTCGAGAGTTGCCAGAAAATTTACGAAAACGCGCCGCTGATAATCGGTAGCCTAAACGACGAATGCGCGGGCGAGTTTAAAAAGTTGCAAGAAATTTTAAGCGGCAACGGAGTGGAATTTGAGATAGATCCGAAGCTCGTGCGCGGGCTTGATTATTACTGCAAAACGGCGTTTGAGTTCGTTTCAAGCGAGATCGGCGCAAAGAGCGCGGTCGCAGGCGGCGGACGCTACGATAGGCTGGTCGAGTATCTAGGCGGCAAGGCTAGCTACGGCGTGGGCTTTGCGATGGGTATCGAGCGCATAATGGAAATCCTAGGCGGCCGCGAGAACCAAAGCGCAAGAGGCGGCGTATATATCGGAGCGATGGATGCCGATGGGGTGGATGCGGTCTACAAAATAGCGATAAATTTAAGAAAAAGCCTCCCGGTTCTCGTGAGCTACGAGCCCAAAAAACTGCAAAAGCACCTAAATGCGGCCGATAACGCAAACGCTAGGATTTGCCTTTGCGTCGGAGAGGACGAACTAAAATCGGGTAAAATTTGGCTAAAAGATCTGAGCGAAAAGGCTGAAAAAACGATTGATTTCGTTGATTTGGAGACGGAACTTAAAAGGATTTTAAATGTATGA
- the tmk gene encoding dTMP kinase — translation MYILFEGIDGVGKSTQIARLAAAFPQAIVTKEPGGTKLGENLREILLKENGLDKRAEILLFLADRAEHSGKIIKPNSDKMILSDRGFVSGMAYALAGGNFSFEELLSLNKFALQGNFPQKIVFFKADESTLRSRLGSRAQMDGIEARGFEYLLRVQDAMEEILQKLGVRYVTIGAAWDEEKITNLIKEFIND, via the coding sequence TTGTATATTTTATTTGAAGGTATCGACGGTGTGGGCAAAAGCACGCAGATAGCGCGGCTGGCGGCTGCTTTCCCGCAAGCGATCGTGACCAAAGAACCAGGCGGCACGAAGCTCGGCGAAAATTTGCGCGAGATTTTACTAAAAGAAAATGGTCTAGATAAAAGGGCTGAAATTTTGCTATTTTTGGCCGATAGAGCCGAGCATTCTGGCAAGATAATAAAACCCAACTCGGATAAAATGATTTTAAGCGACAGAGGCTTTGTTTCGGGCATGGCCTACGCGCTGGCGGGCGGAAATTTTAGCTTTGAGGAGCTTTTAAGCTTAAACAAATTTGCCCTGCAAGGAAATTTTCCGCAAAAAATAGTATTTTTTAAAGCGGACGAAAGCACGCTAAGATCGCGCCTAGGCTCGCGCGCGCAGATGGACGGCATAGAGGCTAGAGGTTTTGAGTATCTACTAAGAGTGCAGGACGCGATGGAGGAAATTTTGCAAAAACTAGGCGTCCGCTACGTCACAATAGGCGCCGCCTGGGATGAAGAGAAAATAACGAATTTGATAAAGGAGTTTATAAATGATTAG
- a CDS encoding UbiX family flavin prenyltransferase: MKIFLGISGASGVNLGLKLAREIAKRSELHLCVSKNAMNVLEKELNFTDIFYKNGATGLKFNANQNSAKFDKDHEDAKFANFGSAQGELDFGGGDERSQNKNDKFKDSAKDLGGNDLKFASLKNYALSDADEQICKFDGGEKNASPNDEIASKFDDRKFQKQCSADKNRVQKDAKQDEIYQIWQDLQKCAVIHDDSDLAAAPSSGSFGIDATIVAPCSINTLAKIHAGFADTLITRAAAVALKERKRLVLGVREMPFSTLALEHAAKLSALGAVIAPPVLGYYSAQNSLEDMENFIIGKWLDLLGLEHQIYKRWS, translated from the coding sequence ATGAAAATTTTTCTAGGTATCAGCGGAGCAAGCGGCGTAAATCTGGGGCTAAAGCTCGCCCGCGAGATAGCAAAAAGAAGCGAGCTACATCTGTGCGTGAGTAAAAACGCGATGAATGTGCTAGAAAAAGAGCTAAATTTTACGGATATTTTTTATAAAAACGGTGCGACGGGTTTAAAATTTAACGCAAACCAAAATAGCGCCAAATTTGACAAAGATCACGAAGACGCAAAATTTGCAAATTTTGGCTCCGCCCAAGGCGAGCTAGATTTTGGAGGCGGAGACGAAAGATCGCAAAATAAAAACGATAAATTTAAGGATAGCGCGAAAGATTTAGGCGGTAATGATTTAAAATTTGCGAGTTTAAAAAACTATGCCCTTAGCGACGCAGACGAGCAAATTTGTAAATTTGATGGCGGCGAAAAAAACGCAAGCCCTAACGATGAAATAGCAAGCAAATTTGACGACCGTAAATTTCAAAAGCAATGCAGTGCTGATAAAAACCGCGTTCAAAAAGACGCCAAACAAGATGAAATTTATCAAATTTGGCAAGATTTGCAAAAATGCGCCGTTATCCACGATGACTCCGATCTCGCCGCAGCGCCGAGCTCGGGCTCGTTCGGCATAGACGCTACTATCGTTGCGCCCTGCTCTATCAACACCCTAGCCAAAATTCACGCCGGCTTTGCCGATACGCTAATAACTCGCGCCGCCGCAGTCGCGCTAAAAGAGCGAAAAAGGCTGGTTTTGGGCGTTAGAGAAATGCCGTTTTCTACGCTGGCGCTCGAGCACGCGGCCAAGCTTTCCGCTCTTGGCGCCGTTATCGCGCCGCCGGTTTTGGGATATTATTCGGCTCAAAATAGCCTTGAAGATATGGAAAATTTTATCATCGGCAAGTGGCTTGACCTGCTCGGACTAGAGCATCAAATTTACAAAAGATGGAGCTAA
- a CDS encoding NlpC/P60 family protein, giving the protein MKFSIFLPLAPVAALIFSGCANNTPKIYPTDQSGQILNARFLNSQQDVFNDLGGIALSNFMQGFLGKKDGGDCSGFVSLVNKNINNVYFSETNLLKFYGEQGSKSQAIYNLYKKRNLISQTSPKLGDLVFFNNTTSQTKGKNKQIITHLGIIDRIEDDGTIRFMHNTRGKNKSGFINLFQKNSHKIGGKEVNSYIVACKGGDATCLTSNRFAGFGKVNF; this is encoded by the coding sequence ATGAAATTTAGCATTTTTTTACCGCTAGCGCCGGTTGCGGCTTTGATTTTTAGCGGTTGCGCGAACAATACGCCCAAAATTTACCCGACCGATCAAAGCGGACAAATTTTAAACGCGAGATTTTTAAACTCGCAGCAAGACGTATTTAACGATCTAGGCGGCATAGCGCTTTCAAATTTTATGCAAGGCTTTTTAGGCAAAAAAGACGGCGGAGACTGCTCAGGCTTCGTTTCGCTCGTAAATAAAAACATAAATAACGTTTACTTTTCCGAGACGAATTTGCTCAAATTTTACGGCGAGCAAGGATCGAAATCGCAAGCTATTTATAATCTTTACAAAAAGCGAAATTTGATCTCGCAAACAAGCCCAAAGCTCGGAGATTTGGTGTTTTTTAACAACACCACGAGTCAAACCAAAGGCAAAAACAAGCAAATCATAACCCACCTTGGCATCATAGACCGCATAGAGGACGACGGAACTATAAGATTTATGCATAATACCAGGGGCAAAAACAAAAGCGGTTTTATAAATCTATTTCAAAAAAATAGCCATAAAATAGGCGGCAAAGAGGTAAACTCATACATCGTAGCGTGCAAAGGCGGCGACGCTACTTGCCTAACGTCGAACAGATTCGCCGGCTTTGGCAAGGTTAATTTTTAG
- a CDS encoding molybdopterin molybdotransferase MoeA, whose amino-acid sequence MTLELAQNLILEKAKFDGCGEFVSLERATGKILAQDVIAVKNLPSFDNAAMDGYALKFDDFNEPLSVAATVLAGDEAEIALKKGECVKIMTGAKMPTNADTVVPFEDAILQDGKLSPQSKVKKFNALRYKGEEVKAGEILLKKGEILTPARVMMLAAQGIYCVCVERELRIGIFSSGDEVVEPWQNASEEQIYNANGAGIASLLQSFGFASSYAGIIKDDLESTTSALKTAEFDVIITSGGASKGEADFMKTALLNLGFSELFDGVNIRPGRPSKAFIKDKKIVFILPGNPMAAFLMCFLLVVPFLKGTRLEKFDAALNQDVKIKSGRQNIVLGSFWGGKFSVTDNNKFGSGMITPLIKSNAVLVTSESLGELKAGEIVKILKFS is encoded by the coding sequence ATGACGCTAGAGCTTGCTCAAAATTTGATCCTAGAAAAAGCCAAATTTGACGGCTGCGGCGAGTTTGTAAGCCTTGAGCGCGCGACGGGTAAAATTTTAGCGCAGGACGTCATTGCAGTTAAAAATTTGCCCTCCTTCGACAATGCCGCGATGGACGGCTACGCGCTCAAATTTGACGATTTTAACGAGCCGTTAAGCGTCGCGGCAACCGTGCTGGCGGGCGATGAGGCTGAAATCGCGCTAAAAAAAGGCGAATGCGTAAAGATAATGACCGGCGCAAAAATGCCGACAAACGCCGACACCGTCGTGCCTTTTGAGGACGCTATTTTGCAGGACGGCAAGCTCTCGCCGCAAAGCAAAGTCAAAAAATTTAACGCACTAAGATATAAGGGCGAAGAAGTCAAAGCTGGCGAAATTTTGCTAAAAAAAGGCGAAATTTTAACGCCCGCAAGAGTAATGATGCTAGCTGCTCAGGGCATCTACTGCGTCTGCGTGGAGCGCGAGCTAAGAATCGGTATATTTTCAAGCGGCGACGAAGTGGTCGAGCCGTGGCAAAACGCTAGCGAGGAGCAAATTTACAACGCAAACGGCGCAGGCATCGCGTCTTTGCTTCAAAGCTTCGGCTTTGCCAGCTCGTACGCGGGCATCATAAAAGACGACTTGGAAAGTACGACGAGCGCGCTTAAGACGGCCGAATTTGACGTCATCATAACAAGCGGCGGAGCAAGCAAGGGCGAGGCTGATTTTATGAAAACGGCGCTTTTAAATTTGGGCTTTAGCGAGCTTTTTGACGGCGTAAATATCCGCCCCGGTCGACCGAGCAAAGCTTTTATAAAAGATAAAAAAATCGTCTTTATCCTACCCGGAAATCCGATGGCGGCGTTTTTGATGTGCTTCTTGCTAGTCGTTCCTTTTTTAAAGGGCACGCGGCTAGAAAAATTTGACGCCGCCCTAAATCAAGACGTAAAAATAAAGTCGGGACGTCAAAACATCGTACTCGGTAGCTTTTGGGGGGGCAAATTTAGCGTGACAGATAATAATAAATTCGGCTCTGGCATGATAACTCCGCTCATCAAAAGTAACGCCGTTTTGGTAACAAGCGAAAGCCTCGGCGAGCTAAAAGCGGGCGAAATCGTAAAAATTTTGAAATTTTCTTGA
- the coaD gene encoding pantetheine-phosphate adenylyltransferase, translating to MKACIYPGTFDPVTNGHLDVIKRAAKIFDKVIVAVAASESKQPYFSLARRVEMVKISTADLKNVEVVGFDNLLVDFAKNCGVNVVIRGLRAVSDFEYELQIGYANAVLWEELETVYLMPSLQNAFISSSIVRSVLSHDGDVSKLVPSEILETLKG from the coding sequence ATGAAAGCTTGTATCTATCCCGGCACCTTCGATCCCGTCACAAACGGCCATTTAGACGTCATCAAGCGCGCGGCTAAAATTTTCGATAAAGTTATCGTCGCGGTCGCGGCTAGCGAGAGCAAGCAGCCCTATTTTAGCTTGGCTAGGCGGGTCGAGATGGTAAAAATCTCGACGGCAGATCTAAAAAACGTCGAGGTCGTAGGCTTTGATAACCTGCTCGTCGATTTTGCTAAAAACTGCGGCGTAAACGTCGTGATACGTGGACTTCGCGCGGTTAGCGACTTTGAGTACGAGCTGCAAATCGGCTATGCAAACGCCGTGCTTTGGGAGGAGCTTGAGACTGTTTATCTGATGCCAAGCCTGCAAAACGCCTTTATCTCAAGCTCGATCGTGCGCTCCGTTCTTAGCCACGACGGCGACGTTAGCAAGCTGGTTCCAAGCGAAATTTTAGAAACTTTGAAAGGCTAA
- a CDS encoding ferritin-like domain-containing protein, with amino-acid sequence MRFFDQIWEILECGDKELKFDKFKRFYAEYKAGKFDAQIEEGGKFDEIKQLEHPSYAAFCEVVAMREIGGKKQADKQKAFLHSIAHIEYSAVDIALDAAYRFRALPKAYYDDWLEVAEDEIRHFKMIKDHMAKFDVKYGDFAVHDGLFIALQNTSASLLERMAVLPRYMEANGLDANAFMLKKLENEREKDGSKARLCEILQVILDEEISHVSKGDRWFKFACEKEGVSPEIYAQTVQKIYPKAFLQSRELNVSARLKSGFSEAEIERIKNLSKAKKAE; translated from the coding sequence ATGAGATTTTTCGATCAAATTTGGGAAATTTTAGAGTGCGGCGACAAGGAGCTTAAATTTGATAAATTTAAACGATTTTACGCCGAGTACAAGGCCGGTAAATTTGACGCGCAAATAGAAGAGGGCGGTAAATTTGACGAGATAAAACAGCTCGAGCACCCAAGCTACGCGGCATTTTGCGAGGTCGTAGCGATGAGAGAAATCGGCGGCAAAAAGCAAGCGGACAAGCAAAAAGCCTTCCTTCACTCGATCGCGCACATCGAATACAGCGCCGTAGATATCGCGCTAGATGCGGCGTATCGCTTCCGAGCGCTACCAAAAGCCTACTATGACGACTGGCTAGAGGTCGCCGAGGATGAGATCAGGCACTTTAAGATGATCAAGGATCACATGGCTAAATTTGACGTAAAATACGGCGATTTTGCCGTACACGACGGGCTTTTTATCGCTTTGCAAAATACCTCCGCGTCGCTGCTTGAGCGCATGGCGGTGCTGCCTAGATACATGGAGGCAAACGGCCTTGACGCAAACGCTTTTATGCTAAAAAAGCTGGAAAACGAGCGCGAAAAAGACGGGAGCAAGGCACGTCTTTGCGAAATTTTGCAAGTCATCTTAGACGAGGAGATCTCGCACGTCTCAAAGGGCGATCGTTGGTTTAAATTTGCCTGTGAAAAAGAGGGCGTAAGCCCCGAAATCTACGCGCAAACCGTGCAAAAAATCTACCCTAAAGCTTTTTTGCAGTCTCGCGAACTAAACGTGAGCGCGCGCCTCAAATCAGGGTTTAGCGAGGCAGAGATCGAGCGCATAAAAAATCTATCAAAGGCCAAAAAGGCGGAATAA
- the speA gene encoding biosynthetic arginine decarboxylase codes for MYDYGLNLWGNNNFIVENGKICVNTGSKPAIIDIVKSIRSEGYRGPLLLRFPHLIHKQISQIYKSFESAKNEFGYKGSFNAVYPLKVNQYPGFVKNLVRHGQKYGYGLEAGSKAELLLVMAYNNEGAPITVNGFKDKEMINIGFIAAEMGHNITLTIEGLNELEAIIAIAKERFAPKPNIGLRIRLHSSGSGIWAKSGGINSKFGLTATELIEAVNLLKEANLLDRFNMIHFHIGSQITEIHPLKKALIEAGNIYAELRKMGAKNLKAINLGGGLAIEYSQFKENSSRNYTLSEYANDVVYLLKTMATQRNEVEPDIFIESGRFVSASHAVLVAPVLELFSQDYTEEKLVLKKKNPQLITELNDLLSTIKPSNAIEYLHDSIDHMESILTLFDLGYVDLQDRSNAEILTHLIIKKAAKILGTKQHNAELLKLQEEAQERYLVNFSLFQSLPDFWGLKQNFPIMPLDRLDVRPTRSASLWDITCDSDGEIGFDDEENPLFLHDVDVEKEEYFLGFFLVGAYQEVLGMKHNLFTHPTEATIEINENGFEISHLLESQSILDIMEDLDYDIYEIQDILSERIEKSKLVTDSQRKQILGEMYLFLNDNGYLKTIS; via the coding sequence ATGTATGATTACGGTTTAAATTTGTGGGGAAATAATAACTTCATCGTCGAAAACGGTAAAATTTGCGTCAATACCGGCTCAAAACCCGCCATCATCGATATCGTAAAAAGCATCAGGAGCGAAGGCTACCGAGGTCCGCTATTGCTGCGCTTCCCACACCTCATACACAAGCAAATTTCGCAAATTTACAAAAGCTTTGAGAGCGCGAAAAACGAATTCGGCTACAAAGGCAGCTTTAACGCCGTCTATCCGCTAAAAGTAAATCAATATCCGGGCTTTGTGAAAAATCTAGTCCGTCACGGCCAAAAATACGGCTACGGTCTGGAAGCGGGCTCAAAGGCCGAGCTGCTACTAGTGATGGCGTATAATAATGAAGGCGCGCCGATCACCGTAAACGGCTTTAAGGATAAAGAGATGATAAACATCGGCTTTATCGCGGCCGAGATGGGGCACAACATCACGCTAACGATCGAGGGACTAAACGAGCTTGAGGCTATCATCGCGATCGCAAAAGAGCGTTTCGCGCCAAAGCCAAACATCGGTCTGCGCATAAGGCTGCATAGCAGTGGATCTGGTATCTGGGCTAAAAGCGGCGGCATAAACTCCAAATTTGGACTAACGGCGACCGAGCTAATCGAAGCAGTAAATTTGCTAAAAGAGGCAAATTTGCTCGATCGCTTTAATATGATCCACTTTCATATCGGTTCGCAAATCACCGAAATCCACCCGCTAAAAAAGGCTCTAATCGAAGCAGGAAACATCTACGCCGAGCTGCGAAAAATGGGCGCGAAAAACCTAAAAGCCATAAATTTAGGCGGCGGTCTAGCTATAGAGTACTCGCAGTTTAAGGAAAACTCGAGCCGAAACTACACGCTTAGCGAATACGCCAACGACGTGGTCTATCTGCTAAAGACGATGGCGACGCAGAGAAACGAGGTGGAGCCCGATATCTTTATCGAGAGCGGCCGCTTCGTCTCGGCTTCGCATGCCGTGCTAGTTGCGCCCGTCTTGGAGCTCTTTAGCCAGGACTACACAGAGGAAAAACTCGTGTTGAAAAAGAAAAACCCTCAGCTAATCACCGAGCTAAACGACCTGCTAAGCACGATAAAGCCGTCAAATGCGATAGAGTATCTGCACGACAGCATCGATCATATGGAGAGCATTTTGACGCTGTTTGATCTAGGTTACGTCGATCTGCAAGATCGCTCGAATGCTGAAATTTTAACCCACCTAATCATCAAAAAAGCGGCTAAAATCCTCGGCACCAAACAGCACAACGCCGAGCTTTTAAAGCTGCAAGAGGAAGCGCAGGAGCGTTATCTCGTAAATTTCTCGCTATTTCAGTCGTTGCCAGATTTTTGGGGTTTAAAGCAAAATTTCCCTATTATGCCGCTTGACCGCCTAGACGTGCGCCCTACCCGCTCGGCGTCGCTGTGGGATATCACGTGCGATAGCGACGGCGAGATAGGCTTTGACGACGAGGAAAACCCTCTGTTTTTGCACGACGTAGATGTGGAAAAGGAAGAGTACTTTTTAGGATTTTTCCTAGTCGGAGCGTATCAGGAGGTGTTAGGTATGAAACACAATCTCTTTACCCACCCAACCGAAGCTACTATCGAGATAAACGAGAATGGGTTTGAAATCTCGCACCTGCTAGAGAGCCAATCGATCCTTGATATCATGGAGGACCTTGACTACGACATCTACGAGATCCAAGACATCCTAAGCGAGCGCATCGAAAAATCAAAGCTCGTAACCGACTCGCAGCGCAAGCAAATTTTAGGCGAAATGTATCTGTTTTTAAACGATAACGGCTATCTAAAAACTATATCTTAA